GGTGAGGACTGAAAACTGATTTACTCGGGTGCCTTTAAATATCTGCTAATGCTTACTGATAACCTTCACTGGTTAGATCAAGACATTCCCCATGCTATCTGAAATGTGTTTACCAGAAGATATAGTTCCTCAGTTTGGATCATCTAAAAGCGTGCAAAGTGACAATGGTCCATCTTTCACAGCAGACATATCCCAACACCTGTTCTCAGCTTTAGGAATCAAATATCACCTTCACTCTGTGTGGAGACTACAGTCCTCTTGAAACGTGAAAGAACTAATAAAACTCTAAAGAAGACTCTAGCGAAATCAAGAGGCCTGACTATCTCTAACACCCGTAGCTTACTATGGGTTTCAGCTGCTCCAAAGGAAACTTATAATTAGGTCCTGTTGAGTTAGCATACAGAAAGCCTTTTCTAACCACAGCTCTCCTAAGAGATGAAAGGACTCATCAATTACAAAAGTATGTCATCAATATAGGACACGTGCAAACAAACTCTGTGACTATGGAAACATAAGACTTCCCCTCCCACATGGGAGGAAAATTCAGTTTCAGCTCAGCTAGGGATTTAGTCTCACTAAAGACATGGGAGGAAGTTCTTCAGCTGCCCAGCTCTCCCCCGCGTGGAAAGGACCACAGCAAGGCCACCTGAGCTCTCCGATAGCCATTAACCTCCAAGGGAGTCACAGGTGGGCACACCTGTGTAAAAGTAAAGCTGTTTCTTATTCTGGGAGCCCAATCcaaggctgggggaggtgggcaCGGGGCTATTTAAGCATCGGCAGATGGCGGGCTGAGTCATTGTGTGGTTGGCCTTCCGTCTCGCGTTTCTGTTGCTGGCGTGGTCCTGCCTTGGCTATGCGGGAGATCGTGCTCACCCAAATCGGACAGTGCGGGAACCAGATCGGTGCAAAGGTTGGCGGCTGGGGCTCTGAGGGCCCAGCTCGTGCCTGCAGGGTGGCCGGTGATGTTGGCAGTGGAGGGTGTGGTACCTCTGCATGGCCAGCCCTGGGCTCCCTGCCTCGGACGCAGTAGAGCTGGGTGGCTGGTGAGGCTGCCAGGGTGAACACCAAGGGACCCAGCGGCctgagggtgggggtggaagtGGGAGAAGGACTGGGGCAACTCCAGCTCCCTGAGCTCCATGACTCAGCCCTGGCCTGTCTGGCCTCTTGCATCTCTTGCAGTTCTGGGAGGTGATCTCTGATGAACATGGCATCGACTCTGCAGGCACCTACCATGGGGACAGTGACCTGCAGCAGGAACGCATCAACGTGTACTACAACGAGGCCAGCGGTGAGAGCCCAGTCTTTCCCCGACCGCCCTCCTGGGAATGCCAGCCCTCTCCTCACCGATGCCCTCCCGTTCCCTTCAGGTGGCAGGTACGTGGCCCGCGCTGTGCTTGTGGATCTGGAGCCGGGCACCATGGACTCTGTGCGCTCAGGGCCCTTCGGGCAGATCTTCAGGCCAGACAACTTCATCTTTGGTGAGATGTGGATGAAGACTGGGGTGCGGCTCCTTAGCCAGGGCAGCTCAAAGTCAGCGAGTGCCCCAAGGTCGTCTCTGTGGGAACTGTGGAATCGGGGCCCCTGAACACCCTCCCATCCTCTGAAttactcaatctctctctcctaaATGGGCTTTGGGGGAGGAAGGCCCAGCTGTCTCCTCAAGGTGAGGAGCTGCTGATGTGATCTCCCTGCAGGCAGCTGAGCTGGGGCGGTGACTACGGCCTTCGCTGGGAACGGGCAGGAGCCACCTGCAGCGAGTCTCTTGTTTGGCTCCTGATCTAGGTGCTAACAGGCAGCTGTCTCAGGTTTGGTTCCTGATCTGGGTTCTAACAGGCAAGGCTGCTGTCCTGTAACTTTAGGGGAGAGGGTTTAACTTGCTCTACCTGCAGGGTGAATGGTGCCTTTTGCATTGTGGTGGTGACCACCGATGACCATATACCTGGCCATCGAGTGACTGACTGTACTACCTTACAGGTCAGTTTGGGGCCGGGAACAACTGGGCCAAGGGCTACTACACAGAAGGCGCAGAGCTGATGGAGTCGGTGATGGATGTTGTGAGAAAAGAAGCTGAGAGCTGTGATTGCCTGCAGGGTTTCCAGCTGACCCACTCCCTGGGTGGGGGGACTGGGTCTGGGATGGGTGCCCTTCTCACGAGCAAAATTCGGGAGGAGTACCCAGACAGGATCATAAACACGTTCAGCGTCCTGCCCTCGCCCAAGGTGTCAGACACTGTGGTGGAGCCCTACAATGCCACCCTCTCCGTCCACCAGCTCATAGAAAATGCAGACGAGACGTTCTGCATTGATAACGAAGCGCTCTATAACATCTGTTCCAGGACCTTAAAACTGACCACACCCACCTATGGTGACCTGAATCACCTGGTGTCTGCTACCATGAGTGGGGTCACCACGTGCCTGCGCTTCCCGGGCCAGCTGAATGCTGACCTGCGGAAGCTGGCCGTGAACATGGTTCCATTTCCCCGGCTGCACTTCTTCATGCCCGGCTTTGCCCCACTGAGCAGCCGGGGCAGCCAGCAGTACCGGGCCCTGACCGTGGCTGAGCTCACTCAGCAGCTCTTTGATGCTAAGAATATGATGACCGCCTGTGACCCCCGTCATGGCCGCTACCTA
This genomic interval from Saimiri boliviensis isolate mSaiBol1 chromosome 14, mSaiBol1.pri, whole genome shotgun sequence contains the following:
- the LOC141581101 gene encoding tubulin beta-8 chain-like isoform X2 produces the protein MGGSSSAAQLSPAWKGPQQGHLSSPIAINLQGSHRWAHLCKSKAVSYSGSPIQGWGRWARGYLSIGRWRAESLCGWPSVSRFCCWRGPALAMREIVLTQIGQCGNQIGAKFWEVISDEHGIDSAGTYHGDSDLQQERINVYYNEASGGRYVARAVLVDLEPGTMDSVRSGPFGQIFRPDNFIFGQFGAGNNWAKGYYTEGAELMESVMDVVRKEAESCDCLQGFQLTHSLGGGTGSGMGALLTSKIREEYPDRIINTFSVLPSPKVSDTVVEPYNATLSVHQLIENADETFCIDNEALYNICSRTLKLTTPTYGDLNHLVSATMSGVTTCLRFPGQLNADLRKLAVNMVPFPRLHFFMPGFAPLSSRGSQQYRALTVAELTQQLFDAKNMMTACDPRHGRYLTVAAIFRGRMSMREVDEQMFNIQNKNSSYFAEWLPHNVKTAVCDIPPRGLKMSATFIGNNTAIQELFKRFSEQFAAMFRRKAFLHWYTDEGMDEMEFTEAESNLNDLVSEYQQYQDATAEEEEFEEYVEEEEEVA
- the LOC141581101 gene encoding tubulin beta-8 chain-like isoform X1, whose protein sequence is MYGVNKNPLGKLASYLVYTFPETWNPHLTEEAPGWSQEAFRVTRHTAHGLHYLLILGAIGLFSLLNPSLNRQLLLWKAGIEPLEQQALLFEQRLSFPTGKYQFWEVISDEHGIDSAGTYHGDSDLQQERINVYYNEASGGRYVARAVLVDLEPGTMDSVRSGPFGQIFRPDNFIFGQFGAGNNWAKGYYTEGAELMESVMDVVRKEAESCDCLQGFQLTHSLGGGTGSGMGALLTSKIREEYPDRIINTFSVLPSPKVSDTVVEPYNATLSVHQLIENADETFCIDNEALYNICSRTLKLTTPTYGDLNHLVSATMSGVTTCLRFPGQLNADLRKLAVNMVPFPRLHFFMPGFAPLSSRGSQQYRALTVAELTQQLFDAKNMMTACDPRHGRYLTVAAIFRGRMSMREVDEQMFNIQNKNSSYFAEWLPHNVKTAVCDIPPRGLKMSATFIGNNTAIQELFKRFSEQFAAMFRRKAFLHWYTDEGMDEMEFTEAESNLNDLVSEYQQYQDATAEEEEFEEYVEEEEEVA